A region from the Hydra vulgaris chromosome 10, alternate assembly HydraT2T_AEP genome encodes:
- the LOC136086022 gene encoding uncharacterized protein LOC136086022 isoform X1 — protein MQNLFSVEDEIDFSDDENFLQVNLQENGHSISCHPMKNLFNNQNVSQIKLINQTHHPTQTKVENSVTIFIDKGVSNDDNILYKTPINEKVSKKTGSIEKLGSCEKISRLMNSDSSNFDKENKHSQLKESMNEVGSSRVFFNKKLFASPVTVSAFENTKNTKRFSNESDLLKEPSIKKACSRKSIDCIKKTTIKTAKFPGPAGRLPKLNSISDLDALTSPNSIKVNSKTEKISHDLLNRCEDFSQTMWEECQSEFKMLFPNCCCSTISSILFDAANNKLENGKVKYVCALVTFFMQIGSSGKLVLKDPTGEINATVHKLVLDEYEAELKPGTGLLLKDVSVFSPTPKKHYVNITPTNVINVFPCVFKSTQMQLTQVSEKINLLPNQNAQVTEEMYLLPNQSAQVAKEKYFLPNQNAQVVEDKFLHKDISPKNQKSIADTSIKNLFNSIDDSQYIDLNIETRTQKSSNNIKKYHFRNLNSNTASVKTHNIFNNTSDDSLNIINRTSDNTHNILNKTSNNTHNIFNNTSDDTRNILDRTSDKTHNILNKTSNNTHNMLNKILDDTRCSNLNNEDFSDFFSDDFSFD, from the coding sequence atgcaaaatttattttcagtagAAGATGAAATTGACTTCTCAGATGACGAAAATTTTTTGCAGGTGAATTTGCAAGAGAATGGACATTCTATTAGTTGTCATcctatgaaaaatttatttaacaatcaaaatgtttctcagataaaacttataaatcaaACCCACCATCCTACCCAAACTAAAGTTGAAAACAGtgttactatttttattgataaaggTGTTTCTAATGATGATAACATTTTGTACAAAACACCAATTAACGAAAAAGTCAGTAAGAAAACAGGCTCCATTGAAAAATTAGGATCTTGTGAAAAAATTTCTAGACTAATGAACTCTGATTCTTCtaattttgataaagaaaacAAACACTCTCAGTTGAAAGAAAGCATGAATGAAGTTGGCAGttctagagttttttttaataaaaagttatttgcatcACCTGTTACTGTTTCAGCATTTGAAAacactaaaaatacaaaaagattttCCAATGAATCAGATTTATTAAAAGAGCCATCTATAAAAAAAGCTTGTAGTCGAAAGTCAAttgattgcatcaaaaaaacgACAATAAAAACTGCAAAGTTCCCGGGCCCTGCAGGTAGGTTGCCTAAATTAAACAGTATTTCAGATCTAGATGCTTTAACATCTCCTAATTCAATCAAAGTCAACagtaaaacagaaaaaatttctcATGACTTATTAAATAGATGTGAAGATTTTTCACAAACGATGTGGGAAGAATGTCAATCAGAATTTAAGATGTTGTTTCCTAATTGTTGTTGCTCCACTATTTCATCCATTCTCTTTGATGCAGCAAATAATAAATTGGAAAATGgaaaagtaaaatatgtttgcgcactagttacattttttatgcaaattggATCTAGTGGAAAACTGGTTCTCAAAGATCCAACTGGTGAAATTAATGCTACAGTGCATAAGTTAGTATTAGATGAATATGAAGCAGAACTAAAACCTGGTACAGGTTTACTATTAAAAGATGTGTCAGTGTTTAGTCCAACTCCAAAGAAACACTATGTCAATATCACTCCTactaatgttattaatgtgTTTCCTTGTGTCTTTAAGTCCACACAGATGCAACTTACTCAGGTTTCAGAGAAAATCAATTTATTACCAAACCAAAATGCACAAGTTACGGAAGAAATGTATTTATTACCTAATCAAAGTGCACAAGTTGCAaaggaaaagtattttttacctAACCAAAATGCACAAGTTGTGGAGGACAAGTTTTTACATAAAGATATATCCCCAAAAAATCAAAAGAGCATAGCTGATACATCaattaagaatttatttaatagcATTGATGACTCTCAGTACATTGACCTAAATATTGAAACACGTACACAGAAAAGTAGcaacaacattaaaaagtatCATTTTCGTAATTTAAATAGCAATACAGCAAGTGTTAAAACTCATAATATATTCAATAACACCTCAGATGACTCTCTTAATATAATCAATAGGACATCTGATAACACTCATAATATACTTAATAAGACCTCAAATAACActcataatatatttaataacaccTCAGATGACACTCGTAATATACTCGATCGGACCTCAGATAAAACTCATAATATACTTAATAAGACCTCAAATAACACTCATAATATGCTCAATAAGATCTTGGATGATACTCGATGCAGCAATCTAAACAACGAggatttttctgattttttttctgatgacttttcttttgattaa
- the LOC136085702 gene encoding uncharacterized protein LOC136085702 encodes MPELSTCCIGKALNEQCCLSNKSKRYQELFKLNQELISLRSKINPIDFICSYHEKVYLSRYENEHRRYCCNPLNKHAKNVKNSLRVISLSYAKDFGLIPGQKICTSCRKVLNCKHNTKENELQEKEIYVDNHTLKEDLNSSIASFGCSPLKLVSKKDRVAYGKRKIDSVRAHTQKAVANVLGLEIAALCGIESPSKKCLKKTNTDLDNIMTQIESKFEKTLSNSEKITLLTLTPDSWSIEKTQKFFLLQKDL; translated from the exons atgcCTGAGCTTTCTACTTGCTGTATTGGTAAAGCATTAAATGAACAGTGCTGTCTatctaataaaagtaaacgCTACCAAGAACTGTTTAAACTAAACCAAGAGCTTATTTCTTTGAGAAGCAAAATAAATCccatagattttatttgtagcTATCACGAGAAAGTTTACTTGTCGAGGTATGAGAATGAACATCGCAGGTATTGTTGTAATCCGTTGAACAAGCACGCAAAAAATGTGAAAA ATTCTCTTAGAGTTATCAGTCTTTCATATGCCAAAGATTTTGGTTTAATACCTGGTCAAAAAATTTGCACTAGTTGCAGAAAAGTTCTGAATTGCAAAcataatacaaaagaaaatgaactccaagaaaaagaaatttatgttgACAACCATACATTAAAAGAAGATCTTAATTCAAGTATTGCAAGTTTTGGATGCTCACCTCTAaaacttgtttcaaaaaaagatagaGTTGCATATGGAAAGCGTAAAATTGATAGCGTAAGAGCTCATACACAAAAGGCTGTTGCCAATGTGCTAGGTTTAGAAATAGCTGCACTTTGTGGAATTGAATCACcctcaaaaaaatgtttgaaaaaaacaaacacagaTTTAGACAATATTATGACTCAAATTgagtcaaaatttgaaaaaacattgtcaaattctgaaaaaatcACACTTCTTACACTCACTCCAGACAGTTGGTCAATAGAGAAAACtcagaagttttttttacttcaaaaagaTCTGTAG
- the LOC136086022 gene encoding protein PF3D7_1417600-like isoform X2, which yields MQNLFSVEDEIDFSDDENFLQVNLQENGHSISCHPMKNLFNNQNVSQIKLINQTHHPTQTKVENSVTIFIDKGVSNDDNILYKTPINEKVSKKTGSIEKLGSCEKISRLMNSDSSNFDKENKHSQLKESMNEVGSSRVFFNKKLFASPVTVSAFENTKNTKRFSNESDLLKEPSIKKACSRKSIDCIKKTTIKTAKFPGPAGRLPKLNSISDLDALTSPNSIKVNSKTEKISHDLLNRCEDFSQTMWEECQSEFKMLFPNCCCSTISSILFDAANNKLENGKVKYVCALVTFFMQIGSSGKLVLKDPTGEINATVHKLVLDEYEAELKPGTGLLLKDVSVFSPTPKKHYVNITPTNVINVFPCVFKSTQMQLTQVSEKINLLPNQNAQVTEEMYLLPNQSAQVAKEKYFLPNQNAQVVEDKFLHKDISPKNQKSIADTSIKNLFNSIDDSQYIDLNIETRTQKSSNNIKKYHFRNLNSNTASVKTHNIFNNTSDDSLNIINRTSDNTHNILNKTSNNTHNMLNKILDDTRCSNLNNEDFSDFFSDDFSFD from the exons atgcaaaatttattttcagtagAAGATGAAATTGACTTCTCAGATGACGAAAATTTTTTGCAGGTGAATTTGCAAGAGAATGGACATTCTATTAGTTGTCATcctatgaaaaatttatttaacaatcaaaatgtttctcagataaaacttataaatcaaACCCACCATCCTACCCAAACTAAAGTTGAAAACAGtgttactatttttattgataaaggTGTTTCTAATGATGATAACATTTTGTACAAAACACCAATTAACGAAAAAGTCAGTAAGAAAACAGGCTCCATTGAAAAATTAGGATCTTGTGAAAAAATTTCTAGACTAATGAACTCTGATTCTTCtaattttgataaagaaaacAAACACTCTCAGTTGAAAGAAAGCATGAATGAAGTTGGCAGttctagagttttttttaataaaaagttatttgcatcACCTGTTACTGTTTCAGCATTTGAAAacactaaaaatacaaaaagattttCCAATGAATCAGATTTATTAAAAGAGCCATCTATAAAAAAAGCTTGTAGTCGAAAGTCAAttgattgcatcaaaaaaacgACAATAAAAACTGCAAAGTTCCCGGGCCCTGCAGGTAGGTTGCCTAAATTAAACAGTATTTCAGATCTAGATGCTTTAACATCTCCTAATTCAATCAAAGTCAACagtaaaacagaaaaaatttctcATGACTTATTAAATAGATGTGAAGATTTTTCACAAACGATGTGGGAAGAATGTCAATCAGAATTTAAGATGTTGTTTCCTAATTGTTGTTGCTCCACTATTTCATCCATTCTCTTTGATGCAGCAAATAATAAATTGGAAAATGgaaaagtaaaatatgtttgcgcactagttacattttttatgcaaattggATCTAGTGGAAAACTGGTTCTCAAAGATCCAACTGGTGAAATTAATGCTACAGTGCATAAGTTAGTATTAGATGAATATGAAGCAGAACTAAAACCTGGTACAGGTTTACTATTAAAAGATGTGTCAGTGTTTAGTCCAACTCCAAAGAAACACTATGTCAATATCACTCCTactaatgttattaatgtgTTTCCTTGTGTCTTTAAGTCCACACAGATGCAACTTACTCAGGTTTCAGAGAAAATCAATTTATTACCAAACCAAAATGCACAAGTTACGGAAGAAATGTATTTATTACCTAATCAAAGTGCACAAGTTGCAaaggaaaagtattttttacctAACCAAAATGCACAAGTTGTGGAGGACAAGTTTTTACATAAAGATATATCCCCAAAAAATCAAAAGAGCATAGCTGATACATCaattaagaatttatttaatagcATTGATGACTCTCAGTACATTGACCTAAATATTGAAACACGTACACAGAAAAGTAGcaacaacattaaaaagtatCATTTTCGTAATTTAAATAGCAATACAGCAAGTGTTAAAACTCATAATATATTCAATAACACCTCAGATGACTCTCTTAATATAATCAATAGGACATCTGATAACACTCATAATATACTTAATAAGAC CTCAAATAACACTCATAATATGCTCAATAAGATCTTGGATGATACTCGATGCAGCAATCTAAACAACGAggatttttctgattttttttctgatgacttttcttttgattaa